A genomic stretch from Solanum stenotomum isolate F172 chromosome 8, ASM1918654v1, whole genome shotgun sequence includes:
- the LOC125872785 gene encoding uncharacterized protein LOC125872785, whose protein sequence is MEEDCGVSDQSIEITGSGTGIKVIAGEKRGRVGVEERTGLCHKRVKMRDLESVLRTEEKTEMGTGNLVTDPALRLIDLNANAVASSNAIASHVEETNKLASLGKKDGQEGDPMKSKGFALDLNAEDVSSSINHESSYPCKNSVYLKSKDDFECASSVGPLDENESMRIWNEMKQNGFLSHTHGGPPMPKQQGRKSKSDGMKKKLELAKKERVDRFAKIAAPSGLLNGLNPGIINHVRNSKQVHSIIEALVKSEKRENAHGRSKVPSIQTKGGLKDHSERNKDQENIDGPGMSRFNPVLEDLPGSRCTNGYLTSLNKSISLNSVFTGGDGGSCMVDTRVTGKMVYHPNPNIGTENDALALKLSSSTTIASDNTSSLSNEESANLASVNSLSIKAANVASQWLELLHQDIKGRLAALRRSKKRVRAVIQTEFPCLFSREFSSNQENSSYGTQSSSVGHFDNATAHAHRARWTALFDQMDGALSDEERQLESWLNQVRQMQLQCEQGLQKFGAPHGLHQLGLLQNDCRLEKAESSETDLAVRAAAASIYSTCNFLSSMENLPCC, encoded by the exons ATGGAAGAAGATTGTGGGGTTTCTGATCAGTCTATTGAGATAACTGGATCTGGGACTGGGATAAAG GTCATTGCTGGGGAGAAGAGGGGCCGTGTGGGAGTTGAAGAAAGAACAGGACTTTGTCACAAAAGAGTGAAAATGAGGGATCTTGAATCTGTTCTGCGTACAGAAG AAAAAACTGAAATGGGCACCGGTAATCTGGTCACTGATCCTGCACTTAGATTGATTGATCTGAATGCAAATGCTGTTGCTTCTAGCAATGCGATTGCATCACATGTTGAAGAAACCAACAAACTGGCCTCTCTGGGGAAGAAAGATGGTCAAGAGGGGGACCCTATGAAGTCAAAAGGGTTTGCTTTAGATCTGAATGCAGAAGATGTTTCTAGCTCCATTAATCATGAATCTTCATATCCGTGCAAGAACTCTGTGTACTTGAAATCAAAGGATGATTTTGAGTGTGCAAGTTCAGTTGGTCCATTGGACGAGAATGAGTCGATGAGAATCTGGAATGAGATGAAACAAAATGGTTTTCTTTCACATACTCACGGAGGTCCACCCATGCCAAAGCAGCAAGGGAGGAAAAGTAAAAGTGATGGGATGAAGAAAAAGTTAGAGCTTGCGAAGAAAGAACGAGTTGACAGGTTTGCAAAGATTGCTGCACCGAGTGGGTTGCTCAACGGGTTAAACCCAGGGATCATAAACCATGTCAGGAACAGTAAGCAAGTTCATTCCATTATAGAAGCCCTAGTAAAATCTGAAAAGCGTGAAAATGCCCATGGTAGGAGCAAGGTTCCTTCCATCCAAACAAAGGGGGGATTGAAAGACCATAGTGAAAGAAACAAAGACCAGGAAAATATAGATGGTCCAGGAATGAGCAGATTCAACCCTGTTCTTGAAGATCTGCCAGGAAGCAGGTGTACAAATGGTTACCTAACATCACTGAATAAATCAATCTCTTTGAACTCAGTGTTTACAGGAGGAGATGGAGGTTCATGCATGGTTGACACCAGGGTTACTGGAAAGATGGTTTATCATCCAAACCCTAATATAGGCACTGAGAATGATGCACTTGCACTGAAATTGTCATCATCCACAACCATTGCATCAGATAATACGAGCTCATTATCTAATGAGGAATCAGCAAACCTAGCAAGTGTTAATTCACTTTCTATCAAAG cTGCTAACGTAGCTTCACAATGGTTGGAATTGCTTCATCAAGACATTAAAGGACGTCTTGCAG CACTGCGGCGTAGTAAAAAAAGAGTCCGGGCTGTAATTCAAACAGAATTCCCTTGCTTATTTTCCAGAGAATTCTCATCTAATCAAGAGAACAGCTCATATGGTACACAAAGCTCTTCTGTTGGTCATTTTGACAATGCTACTGCTCATGCACATCGTGCTAGATGGACAGCATTGTTTGATCAGATGGATGGAGCTCTTTCAGATGAAGAAAGGCAACTG GAAAGTTGGCTGAACCAAGTAAGGCAAATGCAGCTGCAATGTGAACAGGGTCTTCAGAAATTTGGTGCACCGCATGGTTTGCATCAGTTGGGGCTATTGCAAAATGACTGCAG ACTAGAGAAAGCCGAGAGCTCTGAAACGGATTTAGCTGTCAGGGCTGCTGCTGCTTCCATTTATTCAACATGCAACTTCCTATCTTCGATGGAAAACCTACCTTGTTGCTGA